A single genomic interval of Polaribacter vadi harbors:
- a CDS encoding RagB/SusD family nutrient uptake outer membrane protein, whose translation MKKILIISGIFIALLFVSCEDGDFFDAPAQSTLDESIIFSNAGLAEGAVDGIKEPFGQTNSYRGRFIPYYGFNTDSEWNNNSDKENDAAADLCIYDATPTNTQMNTSNNAWAQMYNGIERANICIRGIRTYGNPEPGNELGQLLGEALTLRAVYYADLTKAWGDVPARFEPITSETLYIEKSSRDTIYKRLIADLGEAATLVAWPNETAATTTVERINKAFVKSFRAKIAMVASGFQQYPDGIRRSNDPDLSVDKMYKLALDETKAVISSGRASLEPSFEGFWRKYNEENINAGGESLWEIPFAAGRGRVAFSFAVRHAGADQYTAQPRGGTAGPLPTTFYDYDESDLRRDITCVPYRWGVPVDGIAQQELDNMETWYFGKYRYEWMTRRVTSTNDDGLNKIYMRYAEVLLIAAEAANELEGPGSAATYLKQLRSRAFSSADQAQKVNAYVNALGSKDQMFNAIVKEHKYEFTGEMERKQALIRWNLLGKNLEEGKQKMFNLKNRTGEYANVPTVLYYKYEADNETLDIYGLNRGENNDPGADYSQVNWNTLEDEKVNSLFKVGVNPDDRQFWPIWQTFIDGSNGKLQNDYGY comes from the coding sequence ATGAAAAAAATATTAATAATTTCTGGAATATTTATCGCTCTACTTTTTGTTTCTTGTGAAGATGGTGATTTTTTTGACGCTCCAGCACAATCAACGCTAGACGAATCTATAATTTTCTCTAATGCAGGTTTAGCTGAAGGAGCTGTAGATGGCATTAAAGAACCCTTTGGACAAACAAATTCTTATAGAGGTCGTTTTATTCCATACTATGGTTTTAATACTGATAGTGAATGGAATAATAACTCTGATAAAGAAAACGATGCAGCAGCAGATTTATGTATATATGATGCTACTCCTACAAATACACAAATGAACACGAGCAACAATGCCTGGGCTCAAATGTATAATGGTATAGAACGTGCAAATATTTGTATTAGAGGAATAAGAACTTATGGAAACCCAGAACCTGGAAATGAATTAGGTCAGTTATTAGGAGAAGCCTTAACTTTAAGAGCAGTCTATTATGCAGATTTAACAAAAGCTTGGGGAGATGTACCAGCTCGTTTTGAACCAATTACATCTGAAACTTTATATATAGAAAAATCTAGTAGAGATACTATTTATAAAAGGTTAATAGCAGATTTAGGAGAAGCAGCAACTTTAGTTGCGTGGCCAAATGAAACTGCAGCTACAACAACTGTTGAAAGAATTAACAAAGCTTTTGTAAAAAGTTTTAGAGCTAAAATAGCAATGGTAGCTAGTGGTTTTCAACAATATCCTGATGGAATAAGAAGAAGTAATGATCCTGATTTATCTGTTGATAAAATGTACAAATTAGCACTAGATGAAACTAAAGCAGTAATTTCTAGTGGAAGAGCATCTTTGGAGCCATCTTTTGAAGGCTTTTGGAGAAAATACAACGAAGAAAATATAAATGCTGGAGGAGAATCTCTTTGGGAAATACCTTTTGCAGCTGGTAGAGGACGTGTTGCTTTTTCTTTCGCTGTAAGACATGCAGGTGCAGATCAATACACAGCTCAACCAAGAGGAGGAACAGCAGGTCCACTTCCTACAACTTTTTATGATTATGATGAATCAGATTTACGAAGAGACATTACATGTGTTCCTTATAGATGGGGAGTTCCTGTAGATGGTATTGCTCAACAAGAATTGGATAATATGGAAACTTGGTATTTTGGTAAATATAGATACGAATGGATGACAAGACGTGTAACTTCTACAAATGATGATGGCCTTAATAAAATTTATATGCGTTATGCAGAAGTTCTTTTAATAGCAGCAGAAGCTGCAAACGAATTAGAAGGTCCTGGTTCTGCTGCCACGTATTTAAAACAACTTAGAAGTAGAGCTTTTTCATCAGCAGATCAAGCACAAAAAGTAAATGCTTATGTAAATGCTCTAGGAAGTAAAGACCAAATGTTTAATGCCATTGTTAAGGAGCATAAATATGAGTTTACTGGAGAAATGGAGCGTAAACAAGCATTAATTCGTTGGAATTTATTAGGTAAAAATTTAGAAGAAGGGAAACAGAAAATGTTTAACTTAAAAAATCGTACTGGAGAGTATGCAAACGTTCCTACTGTTTTATATTACAAATATGAGGCAGATAATGAAACATTAGATATCTATGGTTTAAATAGAGGAGAAAATAATGATCCAGGAGCTGATTATTCTCAAGTTAATTGGAACACTTTAGAAGATGAGAAAGTAAACTCTCTTTTTAAAGTAGGTGTTAACCCAGATGATAGACAATTTTGGCCTATTTGGCAAACTTTTATTGATGGAAGTAATGGTAAATTACAAAACGATTACGGTTACTAA
- a CDS encoding SusC/RagA family TonB-linked outer membrane protein has product MGNYNNHYVPLEFNKKFYFLSKFTKVCIFIFIALLGTNVYSQDFKVTGNVTDSELGETLPGVSIIIKGTTKGTETDFDGNFEIIVNKSTDILIFSYLGYKTKEVSINGRSTINVGLATDLQSLDEIVIIGYGSSKKSDLTGSVVTIGGDDIKKQPISNVAEALTGRLPGVQVSSTEGSPDAEINIRVRGGGSLTQDSSPLIIVDGFPVNSLSDISSSDIENMTVLKDASSTAIYGSRGANGVIIVTTKSGKLGKVSVNFNMFHGFKKISKVIDVQDAEDFVKWQYEYSLLRDRLDSYESVFGLYQDRDQYNGLQGNNWQQQIYGGLGEVQSRDLSIRGGSEKVNFNFNYAVYDEKTIMLGSDFKRNNLSLSLKSKASDKVDLAFTIRYSDTEVNGGGANEQNEVSSQDSRLKDAVGYSPIPIPGVTTVDTDEALANYLTNPFISVADNQRRKLRKNFNLLGSVSWEIIENLKLKSDFGLDNFNTTDYRFYGRSTYYARNRPSVDDQGLPSIILSDQKRVRFRNANTINYDFKNIIGQDHSLKLLVGQELIVTNNNEVTSEIQGFPKFFDFETALKLTSQGNRVASVDNYYSPDDKLLSYFGRANYSFLDKYLLTATFRADGSSKFIGDNIWGYFPSAAVAWKINEESFIKDVTWINALKLRLSYGEAGNNNIPTGQTVQNFQSSSTTYINNVNNYWAASNRLANPDLKWETTVTQNIGLDFAFLNNRVSGSIEAYKNLTTDLLFEFPVPGTGYSTQFQNIGEVQNTGFEASLNITAIEKENYGLSFNLNASVNKNRINSLGSLEDFNFASGWASSQIPFDFKIRKGGEIGEMYGYMSDGRYEISDFTYDPLTQGYTLNSGVANNSGIVGDPMPGNMKLKDISGPDGTPDGIVDENDITLIGNANPGVTGGFVINANAHGFDLSAAFNYTVGNDIYNANKVEFTTSNQNGQYRNLSTEMSDGIRWTNLNPTTGELVTEPADLAALNQNTTLWSPYSQNYVFSDWAVEDGSFLRLNTLTLGYTLKPTVASKIGASNLRFYATANNVFILTNYSGPDPEVSTRRKTPLTPGVDYSAFPRSRSIVFGVNLNF; this is encoded by the coding sequence ATGGGAAATTACAATAACCATTATGTACCCTTAGAATTTAATAAGAAATTTTATTTCTTAAGCAAATTTACTAAAGTCTGTATTTTTATTTTTATAGCATTATTAGGAACAAATGTATATTCTCAAGACTTTAAAGTTACTGGTAACGTAACAGATAGTGAGTTAGGAGAAACACTTCCTGGAGTTTCTATTATCATTAAAGGTACAACAAAGGGAACTGAAACAGATTTCGATGGTAATTTTGAAATTATAGTAAATAAATCAACAGATATATTAATATTTTCTTATCTAGGTTATAAAACCAAAGAAGTAAGTATTAATGGAAGAAGTACTATAAATGTTGGTTTAGCAACAGATTTACAATCATTAGATGAAATTGTAATTATTGGTTATGGTTCTTCAAAAAAATCAGATTTAACAGGATCTGTGGTTACTATTGGAGGTGATGATATTAAAAAACAACCAATTTCTAATGTGGCTGAAGCATTAACAGGTCGTTTACCTGGAGTTCAAGTTAGCTCTACAGAAGGTTCACCTGATGCTGAAATTAACATTAGAGTTAGAGGTGGTGGTTCTTTAACACAAGACAGCTCTCCATTAATTATTGTTGATGGATTTCCTGTTAATAGTCTAAGCGATATTAGTTCTTCTGATATTGAAAATATGACTGTTTTAAAAGATGCTTCTTCAACTGCAATTTATGGTTCTAGAGGAGCAAATGGAGTTATTATTGTAACCACAAAAAGTGGTAAATTAGGGAAGGTAAGTGTTAATTTTAACATGTTTCACGGCTTTAAGAAAATCTCAAAAGTTATAGACGTTCAAGATGCAGAAGATTTCGTAAAATGGCAATATGAATACTCTCTTCTTAGAGATCGTTTAGATTCTTACGAAAGTGTTTTTGGTCTTTATCAAGATAGAGATCAATATAATGGTTTGCAAGGAAACAATTGGCAGCAACAAATTTACGGTGGTTTAGGAGAGGTTCAAAGTAGAGATTTATCTATTAGAGGCGGATCCGAAAAAGTAAATTTTAATTTTAATTACGCTGTATATGATGAAAAAACAATCATGTTAGGCTCAGATTTTAAAAGAAACAATTTGTCTTTATCTTTAAAAAGTAAAGCAAGTGATAAAGTAGATTTAGCATTTACAATTCGTTATTCAGATACAGAGGTAAATGGAGGTGGAGCAAACGAACAAAATGAGGTTTCTTCACAAGATTCTCGATTAAAAGATGCTGTTGGATACTCACCAATTCCAATTCCTGGAGTTACAACAGTAGATACAGATGAAGCTTTGGCTAACTATTTAACAAATCCATTTATCTCTGTAGCAGATAATCAAAGAAGAAAATTAAGAAAGAATTTTAATTTACTTGGAAGTGTTTCTTGGGAAATCATTGAAAACTTAAAACTCAAATCAGATTTTGGTTTAGATAATTTTAATACAACTGATTATCGTTTTTACGGAAGATCTACATATTACGCAAGAAATAGACCTTCAGTAGACGATCAAGGATTGCCTTCTATTATTCTAAGTGATCAAAAAAGAGTAAGATTTAGAAATGCAAATACAATCAATTATGATTTTAAAAACATTATAGGTCAAGATCACAGCTTAAAATTATTAGTAGGTCAAGAATTAATTGTTACAAATAATAACGAAGTTACCTCTGAAATACAAGGTTTTCCAAAGTTTTTTGATTTTGAAACTGCTTTAAAACTAACATCACAAGGAAACAGAGTGGCATCTGTAGATAATTATTACAGTCCAGATGATAAATTACTTTCTTACTTTGGTCGTGCAAACTATAGTTTTTTAGATAAATATCTTTTAACAGCTACTTTTCGTGCAGATGGATCTAGCAAATTTATAGGAGACAATATTTGGGGTTACTTTCCATCAGCTGCTGTAGCTTGGAAAATAAACGAAGAAAGCTTTATAAAAGATGTAACTTGGATTAACGCACTTAAATTAAGATTAAGTTATGGTGAAGCTGGAAACAACAATATTCCAACAGGACAAACTGTACAGAATTTTCAATCATCATCAACTACTTATATAAATAATGTTAATAATTATTGGGCAGCTTCAAATAGATTAGCAAACCCAGATTTAAAATGGGAAACTACAGTTACACAAAATATTGGTTTAGATTTCGCCTTTTTAAATAATAGAGTTAGTGGTTCTATAGAAGCGTACAAAAACTTAACTACAGATTTATTATTTGAATTTCCAGTACCAGGAACAGGTTATAGTACTCAGTTTCAAAATATTGGAGAAGTACAAAATACTGGTTTTGAGGCATCACTTAATATTACAGCTATAGAAAAAGAAAATTATGGGTTAAGTTTTAACTTAAATGCAAGTGTTAACAAAAACCGTATTAACTCTTTAGGTTCTTTAGAGGATTTTAATTTCGCTTCTGGGTGGGCATCATCTCAAATCCCTTTTGATTTCAAAATTAGAAAGGGTGGAGAAATTGGAGAAATGTATGGATATATGAGTGATGGTCGTTATGAAATATCAGACTTTACATATGATCCATTAACACAAGGTTATACATTAAATTCTGGAGTTGCTAACAACAGTGGAATTGTTGGAGATCCAATGCCAGGTAATATGAAGCTAAAAGATATTAGCGGTCCAGATGGAACTCCAGATGGAATTGTAGATGAAAATGATATTACTTTAATAGGTAATGCAAATCCAGGGGTTACAGGAGGTTTTGTAATCAATGCAAATGCACATGGTTTTGATCTTTCAGCTGCTTTTAACTATACTGTTGGTAACGACATTTACAATGCAAATAAGGTAGAGTTTACTACCTCTAATCAAAATGGACAATATAGAAACTTAAGTACAGAAATGTCTGATGGTATTAGATGGACAAATTTAAATCCAACAACTGGTGAATTAGTTACAGAGCCTGCAGACTTAGCAGCTTTAAATCAAAACACAACTTTATGGTCTCCATATTCACAAAATTACGTTTTTAGTGATTGGGCTGTAGAAGATGGTTCTTTCTTAAGATTAAATACACTTACTTTAGGATATACTCTTAAACCAACAGTAGCTTCAAAAATTGGAGCTTCAAATTTAAGATTCTATGCAACTGCTAATAACGTTTTTATTCTTACAAATTATTCTGGACCAGATCCAGAAGTATCAACAAGAAGAAAAACTCCACTAACACCTGGTGTTGATTATTCAGCATTTCCAAGAAGTAGATCAATAGTTTTTGGTGTTAATCTTAATTTTTAA
- a CDS encoding DUF5123 domain-containing protein, producing the protein MKTKNILKGLTVILLTLTFGNCTGSYDVDVLEELKIDREFAPVALTARVRNQTTVELNWTVRENVNNFLIEVSADDPSFGTIFKTAEITADQLPYQIALEGETVYSIRVKAISSRGLDDSTYALVTATTLTEQIFLPIQPGDVLAKEATFRWTPNSNVTQISLTPGNIVYNITDQEKIDGIAVVTGLSAETDYTALLLNNAKTRGVLTFTTGIDIGTGILVTPTDDLFQMIADAAPDAILVLEPGDYTAQIGTATIGKSITIRGLRSFDKPLLKIGFSVSSGATNFSLIDLDITGDTATQLVDAVSYGDVGNYNSLLISGCNVHDYDRSFIRGNTTDGILNTLTVENSIVTNVVTNGGDFIDFRNSDVLNVDVNTSTFNNCAPGRDFFRIDDAGTSTQSGLICNVVMSSCTLNGISDSSSRRLMYVRFQENKITVQNTLITNTASEGYSDQSRTDQNPTFSNNNYFNADGFYDTTQTIFDGSGTYTLLDPGYVDAANGDFTITNQTIIDNEVGDPRWRQ; encoded by the coding sequence ATGAAAACAAAAAATATTTTAAAAGGGCTAACCGTTATTTTATTAACCTTGACTTTTGGTAATTGTACTGGAAGTTATGATGTAGATGTATTAGAAGAATTAAAGATAGATAGAGAATTTGCTCCTGTAGCATTAACTGCTAGAGTTAGAAATCAAACTACTGTTGAGTTAAATTGGACTGTTCGTGAAAATGTAAATAATTTTCTAATTGAGGTTAGCGCAGATGACCCTTCTTTTGGTACTATTTTTAAAACAGCAGAAATTACTGCAGATCAATTACCTTATCAAATTGCACTAGAAGGTGAAACTGTTTATTCTATTAGAGTAAAGGCTATAAGTTCTAGAGGTTTAGACGATTCTACTTACGCTTTAGTAACAGCAACAACTTTAACAGAACAAATTTTTCTACCAATTCAACCTGGTGATGTTTTAGCAAAAGAGGCAACTTTTAGATGGACCCCAAATAGTAATGTTACTCAAATATCTTTAACACCTGGAAATATAGTTTATAACATTACTGATCAAGAAAAAATAGATGGTATAGCTGTTGTAACTGGTTTAAGTGCAGAAACCGATTATACTGCCTTGCTTTTAAATAATGCAAAAACTAGAGGTGTTTTAACATTTACTACAGGTATAGATATTGGAACTGGTATTTTAGTAACACCTACTGATGATTTATTTCAAATGATTGCAGATGCAGCTCCAGATGCTATTTTAGTTTTAGAACCTGGAGATTACACAGCGCAAATAGGTACAGCAACTATAGGTAAATCTATAACAATTAGAGGATTAAGAAGTTTTGACAAACCTTTATTAAAAATAGGATTTTCAGTATCTTCTGGAGCTACAAATTTTAGTTTAATTGATTTAGATATTACAGGAGATACAGCTACCCAATTAGTAGATGCTGTAAGCTATGGAGATGTAGGTAACTATAATTCTCTTTTAATTAGCGGATGTAATGTTCATGATTATGACCGTTCATTTATTAGAGGAAATACAACAGATGGGATTCTAAACACATTAACAGTAGAGAATTCAATTGTAACCAATGTAGTAACTAATGGTGGAGATTTTATTGACTTTAGAAATTCGGATGTATTAAATGTTGATGTAAATACAAGCACGTTTAACAACTGTGCTCCAGGTCGTGATTTTTTTAGAATAGATGATGCTGGAACTTCAACACAATCTGGTTTGATATGCAACGTTGTTATGAGTAGCTGTACTTTAAATGGAATTTCAGACTCTTCAAGTAGAAGATTAATGTATGTTCGTTTTCAAGAAAATAAAATTACGGTTCAAAATACCTTAATCACAAATACTGCATCAGAAGGTTATTCAGACCAAAGTAGAACAGATCAAAATCCAACTTTTTCAAATAATAATTATTTTAATGCAGATGGATTTTATGATACTACACAAACAATTTTTGACGGTTCAGGAACTTACACATTATTAGACCCTGGTTATGTAGATGCAGCAAATGGTGATTTTACAATAACAAATCAAACCATTATAGATAATGAAGTTGGAGATCCAAGATGGAGACAATAA